GCCTGCACAAATCAGCGAGAGACTGTGGCCTTCCTTTGACCTTGATCAAAATAGTGTCGCCCTGCTTGTCTGCTTCCGGTAGTAAATTCGAGAGAAAAAAATGGCGCGCAGAAAATTCAGGAGGGCGTTGAAAGCTGGCATCTGTACGTTGGATCTCATAAACACGATCTGCACGAAAGCTGCGAATGGTGCTACGGAGATGACAATAGGCAACGATATACCAGTTGCCCTTCCAATAAACGAGCCCGTATGGATCGATTTGACGCTTCTGTTTCGTTGTTTGGTAGGCTTTCTGATACTCCATCGAAAGGGTGTACCCATTGGCAACAGACAGCTCCAGTTCCTGTAAGGTAGATTCGAGAGAAGGATCAACAGGAGGCTGAATCACCTCGAAGCCGATACTATGTCGGTCAATGGCGTCACGTTGCTCTTCATTTGTGTAACGTTTTAGCTTGGAAATGGCTCGGTGCAAATCTGCTCCGAAGGGATAACCGGCCTCTTGAGCAAAAGCCGCTGCATGAATCAGGGCTTTTTGCTCGTTGAGGTCGAAAAACAACGGAGCTTCATTGAATTGCTGAAGTAAACTGTAGCCACCATTGTGTCCGGCATCAGAAATGATGGGGACACCGCTCGCACACAGTGAGTCGATATAGCGATAAACGGTGCGAATATTGATCTCGAGAATCTCTGCCAATTGCTTAGCTGTCATTCGCTTACCGGTCTTCAACAGCCACAAAATGGAGAGCATATTATCGGCTTTGGACATGGACTGATTCGCTCCCCTAAAAAGAAATCTTCTGCTTCTACTAATTACCACAGATTTCAATCCATTTCCTCTATCTGCCCCTTCTCCTTTTCTCGACAGGACAGGGCTTTTCTCGATACGCTGCCAGTTGAAACATGTCGGAAACGGTTGAAAAGGTATATTTCTGTTCGCGTAACACCTCAATGACATAGGGCAATGCGTCCACACTCCCCTTCAGCGTGTCTTTCGTACCGCCAGCGGAATGTTGAAGCACGACTGCGCCTGGGGTGACATGTCCCAGGATGTTACTCGCGACCTGTGGACCGGTGAGTCCTTTCCAATCCCAACTGTCTATATCCCACAAAATCATTTCGTAGTCACTCGCCGCAAACAGTTGGATGACCTCCTCATTCACCGCTCCATATGGCGGCCGAACCATCCGAGGTCTCACACCTACTACCTTTTCGATCTGATCTGAGGTACGTTCTACCTGCTCATGAACAGCCAAGAGAGGGATTTTCGTAAAGTCAGGGTGATCCCAGCTATGGTTTCCTACCACGTGACCTTCCTTTACGATCCGCTCCAGTATTTTCGGATTGTACTTCACCATTTGTCCCACACAGAAGAAAGTAGCCTTTACTTGATAGTGGGCGAATATGTCTAACACACGAGGCGTCCACAACTGATCTGGTCCATCGTCAAAAGTGAGTGCGATTTCCTTGGGCCCATTGAGCTTGTTCACAAGCGTTACCCTCCCTATAAGCCAGTATTCTGCTGCTTTGATGCATAGTATGACTGGGCTATCATTTGGTAACGCTAAATCAACCGCTATTCTGGGCTTTTGGCAAAATGGAAGAAGATTCTGCATGAGTATGCAACGCAGAAAAAAATTTTTTAACAACGGTTAATGAATATAGTATAATAGTGATAATGATTTTCATTTTCGTAAAAATTTATACTAGTGCGTATTCAAAAAGTCGACTTTTTGAACTACCTCTATTAGAGAGAGCGTTGGATATACATGGAGGGTTATTCACGACAAAGCATGCTCGAAAGGGAGGATTGTATGGGAAAAGTTTTAGAAGTAAAAGATCTGCATGTGTCATTCGATACGTATGCAGGTGAAGTCAAAGCAGTACGGGGCGTCTCCTTCGATCTGGCAAAAGGAGAAACGCTCGCGATTGTTGGTGAATCTGGTTCCGGTAAATCCGTAACCTCACAAGCACTTATGCGCCTCATTCCTTCTCCTCCTGGACGCATTCCAAAAGGACAAGTTCTTTTTGAAGGAAGAGATTTGGTTACGCTTTCCGAAAAAGAAATGCAGGATGTTCGCGGTCGCGATATCTCGATGATCTTCCAAGACCCGATGACTTCCTTGAATCCGACGATGACTATCGGGAACCAAATCATGGAGAGCTTCATCAAACACCAAAAGCTGAACCGTGCAGAAGCGCATAGCCGTGCTATTGAACTGTTGGAAATGGTAGGGATACCATTTGCCAAAGAACGTGTCGATCAATACCCGCACCAGTTTTCTGGTGGGATGCGCCAACGGATTGTGATTGCCATCGCACTGGCCTGCAATCCAAAAATTATCATCGCCGATGAGCCGACAACGGCTCTGGACGTATCGATTCAAGCACAGATTTTGGAACTGCTAAAGGAATTGCAAAAGAAGATGGGTACCTCGATCATCTTTATTACGCATGACCTTGGTGTAGTTGCTAACATGGCAGACCGTGTAGCGGTTATGTATGCAGGTAAAATTGTGGAAATCGGTAAAGTCGATGAAATATTCTACGATCCTAAGCACCCGTATACATGGGGTCTATTAGGCTCCATGCCTAGCCTCGATTCCAGCGATGACGAGCTGATGTCCATTCCTGGATCGCCGCCGGACATGTTCAAGCCACCTGTAGGTGATGCTTTCGCGGCTCGTAACCCATTTGCGTTGAAGGTCGATCTGGAATATGAACCACCGATGTTCAAAATCTCCGATACGCACTATGCAGCAACATGGCTTTTGCATGAAATGGCACCTGACATCAAGCCGCCTGCTTCAGCTGTGAGACGAAAAGTCAATTCTAATGAGGCGACTGAGGCTCCAATAAGCACCAAAAAAACGTTCAACTACGAGAACCGTGAGAAGCTGGTTGAAGTCAAAGATTTGAAACAGCATTTTGACCTCGGAAATGGTCATACGCTGAAAGCTGTAGATGGTATCACCTTTGACATCTACAAAGGGGAAATCTTCGGCCTTGTGGGTGAATCCGGTTGCGGTAAATCCACCACCGGACGAACCATCCTTCGCCTGTACGATGCAACTGGCGGAGAGGTCTTGTTCAATGGACAAAGTGTACACGGAAAGAAAACACTCGAAGAAAAGAAATGGCTCAACCGCAAAATCCAGATGATCTTCCAAGACCCGTACTCGTCGTTGAATCCACGTCTGACCGTATCTGACATTATTGCGGAAGGTCTGGACATTCATCGTCTGGCGAACAAGGAAGCACGCATCGCCAAGGTACACGAGCTGTTGGAAACCGTTGGCCTCAACCGCGAGCACGCAAACCGTTACCCGCATGAGTTCAGCGGCGGACAGCGCCAACGGATCGGGATTGCACGGGCATTGGCTGTTGATCCGGAATTCATCATTGCCGATGAACCGATCTCTGCCCTCGACGTATCCATTCAGGCGCAGGTCATTAACCTGCTCAAGCGCCTGCAAAAAGAAAAAGGCCTGACCTATCTGTTCATCGCCCATGACCTGTCCATGGTTAAATACATCAGTGACCGCATTGGTGTGATGTACCGCGGACGTATTGTGGAGCTGGCAGAAAGTAATCGCCTGTACGAGAATCCGATTCATCCGTACACCAAATCGTTGCTCTCGGCAATTCCATTGCCAGACCCTGATTATGAGCGCAACCGTAAGCGCATCGTTTTCGATGATCAGGAATATTTGCGAGATCAAGGGGAAGAACGCGTCTTGCGTGAAGTTGAGCGCGGTCACTTTGTCGCTTGCACCCAGAAAGAATTCGAAAGATACGGCGGCGGCGTTTTGGTGTAAACCTTATACAGAAAAAAGGGAGAGAGCTTTGACAGCTCATCTCCCTTTTTTATTTAGTCCTTCATGCGCAAGAGTCTCATGCTGTTTAAGATGACTAGCAAGGCGGCTCCCGTGTCACTGAGCACCGCCAGCCACAAGGTTAGATAGCCTGGGAATATCAGCACGAGTGCAACCAGCTTCACGATGATCGAGAACCAAATGTTTTGCTTGATAATCGAGAGTGCTTTTCTGCTGACCTTCATCGTGTGCGGCAGCTTTTCGAGGTTGTCAGCCATCAGTACGATATCCGCGGTTTCCATTGCCGTATCGGTGCCAGCTCCACCCATGGCAATCCCCAAATCAGCTGATGCGAGAGCAGGCGCATCATTGATCCCGTCCCCCACCATGGCGACGACCTTGCCTTCTTGCTGTAGGCGTTTGACCGCTTCTACCTTATCTTGTGGCAGCAGCTCTGCAAAATAACGGTTCACACCAGTCTGACTCGCTACTTTTTTCGCCGTCCCCTCATTGTCACCAGTCAGCATTACGATGTCTTCGATACCTGCGGCCTTGAGCTTGCCAATAGCACTAACCGTAATCTCACGAATGGTGTCGGCAACCGCAATCATCCCGATCAATTTCGTTGCGGTACCGATAACTACCAGTGTATTTCCTTCACTCTGCAACGACTCTATTTTCATTTGCCATGCAGACAGATCGACTCCCAGCTCTTGAAACAGGGCGGGCTTCCCTGCATAAAATGTTTCGGTTCCGATGACAGCGCTCGCCCCTTTTCCGACGATCGCCTTGAAATCTTGCCCACTCTGGGAAGCAATCTGCTTTTGTTTCGCATAGGTGAGAATCGCTTGTGCAATCGGATGGGAAGAACGCTCTTCAATCGTTCTGGCGATCGACACTACTTCGTCCTCGCTTCCCTCCATCTCGATCACCGCTGCAACCTGTGGTTTTCCTTCCGTCAATGTACCCGTTTTATCGAAAGCAATCGCGGTAATCGCTCCTGCTTTTTCCAAAAACGTACCACCTTTGATCAGGACGCCGTTTCTCGCTGCATTTCCAATCGCGGACACAATCGCAACTGGCGTGGAAATGACCAGTGCGCACGGGCAAGCAACAACCAGTAGCTCAAGCGCTCTGTAAAACCATTCTCCCCAGGTACCGAGTCCGAGTAATGGCGGGAATACGATCACGAGCAAAGCCAGCACGAGCACGATTGGTGTGTAGATCGTAGCGAATTTGTCGACGAATGCCTGCGTAGGCGCTTTTTTCTCCTGCGCTTCCTCCACGAGGTGGATGATTCTGGCAATCGCCGTATCCTCCACCAGCTTTGTCACCTTGATCTCCACCGCGCCGCTTTCGTTGACACTCCCTGCAAAAACACTGTCACCGACCAGCTTATCTACAGGAATTGATTCACCTGTAATCGGGGCCTGATTGACGCTCGATGTCCCGTGTACGATCACACCATCCAGCGGGATTTTCTCTCCCGGCTTCACTACGATGACTTGACCGACAGCGATGTCCTCAACTGGCTTGCGGCTAAGAGACTCCCCTTCTTTGACCCATGCTTCAGGCGGAGCCAAATCCATTAGATTGCGTATGGAGTCCCTCGTTTTTTCAATCGACTTGGTCTGTAACAAGGTTCCGATGGAAAAGAGCCAGACGACTGTCGCTCCCTCCAGCCACTCCCCGATTAATGCTGCTCCAACAGCCGCAACAGACATCAATACGTTCATATCCAGGGAGCCGCTTTTGATCGAGTAAAAAGCACTTCGCGCAGGTCGGTAGCCGCCACTCATGATTGACAACGCATAGAGCACAGTAACGACCAGTGGAGATATGCTAGGCAATAAGGAACCTAGAAAACCAAGAGCCAACAGCACACCGGAAATCGTCGTCAGTGCCGTCCCTGCTTGATCCGTTTTCGGTACTGCTTTAGCAGTGCCTCTCGTAAGCAGCATGGCACTGTAGCCAGCCTTGGCGACTTCCTTGACCACCGCATCTTCTCCCAGTCCATCCGCGACGAGCTGCATTTTACCCGTGGAAAAGTTCACGTTTACCTCTTTTACGGCAGGCAACGTCTGCATATGCTTTTCCAGCGATTTGGCACACGAACTGCAATCCATACCTGTAACGCGATAGACAACAGCCTGTGAAGAAAGAATGCCTGCGCTTTCTGGTTCCGCAGCCGCAGGCTCGAGAACCGTGAGAATTTTACCCGCATGCGTATGCTCACTTCCGCATTGATGCCCACTGCAACACTCTTCTTTTTTTCGTTCTTCTGCCATCTGTTTTCACCTTTTTCCAAGCATCTATTTTGCCCAGCTTCAAATGAAATCAATCCACAAACATTCAAACAAATATTTAATTATTATATTATCGCATCCTTCTGGTTCGTTCAAGAATTGATTGGAATATTTCGCCCATTTTTTACAGATTGAGAATAAGAAAAAAACCCCTATTACTAGGAGTCTTGTTACTTAGGACGAGTTTCTACAGGTGTTGGGGTGGTCTGCCAACGCTCCCCACAGTCCAGACATTTGCACTTGATTACTTTACGCTTTTCTAAGGCTAGACGAACGGCAAACAGGATAAAGGCCCCTGATAGTCCGAGGAACAAAAAGATGACAGGAGTCCCTTTCACCGAAATGCCGATCAAAGCAAGCACTGCCAAAACCGCTACATAAATGGTTATGTATAATGGCTTATTAATCGATTCCGTGAAATCAATTTTTGCAGACCGGCACTTCGGGCACTTTGGTTGCGCACTCATGGTATTCTCTCCCCATTTCTTGGATCATGTTCATCTTACACGAAAACAGAGGGGGACACTACACTGCCATGAAAATGTCGTTTTTCCTTTTCACTTTCTCTGCGAATGTCTATAATAGTAGGACATTGTAGAGCATGAGGTGATAGTTACAGTGGATGACATCTGTGAAATCCAATGTTTTGATGAGGAAAAAGTAAATCGGTTAAAGCCGTTCGCCACAGAATCAGAAGGGGTAGCAAAAATCTTCAAGGCGTTGGCCGATGACACCCGCGCCAAAATCATTCACATCCTCTCGATGGAAGACGAGCTCTGTGTCTGTGATGTGGCTGCTATCATCGGAAGCTCGATCGCTAACACCTCCCACCATCTGCGGCTTCTTCGCAACATGGGACTGGCCAAGTACCGCAAAGAAGGAAAGCTCGTTTTTTACTCGTTGGATGATGACCATGTACGCCATCTCATATCTGCGGGGATTGAACACGCTAAAGAACAGAAAACCATTGTCCGAGCTACCTGATTGCTCGGGCTTTTTTGTTACTCAGGCATTCTAAACATTTGATTAACTATGGCGGTTTACACTCGTTTTCCGGGTAAACCGCTGCCTGACCGCCTCTATTCCCACAAATATAAGAAAGTAACCTATCGCAGCAAACACAAAAATCGTTGCCTGCGGATAAAACAAGGCCGCCTGCGGATCAACACTTATTAGCCATGGAAAAAACACAGGCACATAGCCGATGACCGCATATCCCCCGAAACGCACAGCGTATTTTTTCCACCCGTTCAAGTGTGACCTACTCACTAGCCAGTCCACGAATACCGACAGCCATACGAAGACAATCAGGTTCATTGCCATACTTAGGAGCACACCCAGCAAATACTCTTTTCCAAACCCGTACGGCGCGCTTGGATCACGATACATGTAGATGATCAACGCAGCATACAGACCGGTAAAGAAAGGGGATATGACTGCGGCGAGGACACGCATGCCGATATTCATGGAAATCACTCCCTTGCTTCGCTTCGTTATGATTCGTTTGTCTTTTACGCAGTAGGATGCTCACCCGTCGGTAGGCTGACTGTAACCGTTGTCCCTTCGCCTATACGGCTTTGAAGATGTATGCTGCCTTTTGCGACCTGCACAATTTTTTGCACGATAGAAAGACCGAGACCGCTTCCCGTTGCTTCTCGATTGCGTGACTTGTCTCCTTTGTAAAAACGGTCAAAGACATGCTCCTGCTCTTCTTCTGACATGCCGATCCCTGTATCCCGAATGGTCACGACGATTCGCGTATCCTTTTGTATCGCAATGGAAATAGAGCCTGCTATTGGTGTGAATTTGATACTGTTCGCAAGTAGGTTCATCCATACTTGATTGAGCAGCTGCTTGTCACCCACGATGAAGGTCTCCGGTAAAGTCAGCTCCATCGCGAGCTTTTTTTGTTGCCACTGATGCTCCAAAACTAAGAGGACTTGCCTGATCTGCTCATCCAGACGAAAACGTGTCGGTTCGTACAGACCTGTCTCTTTGTCCAGGGAAGCGAGCGTCAACAACTGCTTGCTCAGGGAAGACAGCCGCCTGCTCTCCTCTTCGATGATAGTCAAGTACAACTCCCGCTGATCGCTTGTCACACCACCACTGCGGATGGCTTGAGAAAAGCCTTGGATCGATGTCAATGGAGACTGGATTTCATGAGAGACATTGGAGACAAACTCTTGGCGCATCTCGTCGAGTTGTTTGAGTGACTCTGTCATCCTGGCAAAATGCATGGCCAAATCGCCAATTTCATCCCGGCGAGAGATGTCCAAGTGGATATCGTACTGCCCTTCTGCCAGCTTTTTAGTCGCATGGCTCAGTTTCTCGATTGGCTTCACCAAATAACGGGTAAATGTCAAAATCAGGATTAAGCTAAGCACAAACATCGCTGCCAGCAGCAAGGCAAACATAATGTGCACCTCACCAAACTGCTGCTCAATATTTGGCCGTACAAACAGGGCGTATTTTTTCCCTTCTGCTGTAAGTGGCAAGCCAATGCTGTTTGTTAACGTGTTTTCAAAAAATCCGGTCACAAACAAGCCGTGCTGTTCTTCTGTAATCCCTCTGTAGGTCTCACCCGCCAACACTTTTTGAATAATGGCAGGCTCTATCTGCTGATCGCGAAAAGGTGCTCCGAACTGGCTTGCAGCACCATTCTCATCCACGAGATACAGCTGAAAATTCAAATTGGCGACATGAGTCATAAAGGCGGGCAGGTCGAGCGACGATTTATGCTCATACAAATCAATCATTTGCTGTCCGATGCTCATGATTTTTTGTTCATTATAAGCGCGCAGATTGCGTTGATAATACTCATTTGCCAACAAAAATCCAAGTGTGCCGCTGATCAGTACAATTGCGACGAAGGTAAGAACGACCCGGACGTAGAGAGATTTCACTGGCCTCGTACCTCCAGCTTGTAGCCTAAGCCGCGAACTGTAGAAATGACAAAGTCATTTGTTTTCTCCGTAAATTTCTCTCGCAGCCGCTTAATATGCACATCGATCGTACGACTATCGCTCTCGGTATCGCCGCCCCACACGAGCTCCAACAGTTGATCTCGGGTAAAGATCCGATCAGGAAAACTGGCAAGCTGGGCAAGCAGTTCAAATTCCTTTAACGGTAAATGAATCAACTCTTCTTTTACCTTCACAACATGGCTGATCCGATCGATGACAGTATCGTTCATGACGATGATTTGTTTGCTGACCATCTGATAGCGACGCAGCAAGGCCTTGATGCGGTACAGCAATTCAGTAGGCTCAAATGGCTTGGTCAAATAATCATCCGTCCCCGCCAAA
The window above is part of the Brevibacillus antibioticus genome. Proteins encoded here:
- a CDS encoding sensor histidine kinase, with translation MKSLYVRVVLTFVAIVLISGTLGFLLANEYYQRNLRAYNEQKIMSIGQQMIDLYEHKSSLDLPAFMTHVANLNFQLYLVDENGAASQFGAPFRDQQIEPAIIQKVLAGETYRGITEEQHGLFVTGFFENTLTNSIGLPLTAEGKKYALFVRPNIEQQFGEVHIMFALLLAAMFVLSLILILTFTRYLVKPIEKLSHATKKLAEGQYDIHLDISRRDEIGDLAMHFARMTESLKQLDEMRQEFVSNVSHEIQSPLTSIQGFSQAIRSGGVTSDQRELYLTIIEEESRRLSSLSKQLLTLASLDKETGLYEPTRFRLDEQIRQVLLVLEHQWQQKKLAMELTLPETFIVGDKQLLNQVWMNLLANSIKFTPIAGSISIAIQKDTRIVVTIRDTGIGMSEEEQEHVFDRFYKGDKSRNREATGSGLGLSIVQKIVQVAKGSIHLQSRIGEGTTVTVSLPTGEHPTA
- a CDS encoding helix-turn-helix transcriptional regulator, which produces MSKADNMLSILWLLKTGKRMTAKQLAEILEINIRTVYRYIDSLCASGVPIISDAGHNGGYSLLQQFNEAPLFFDLNEQKALIHAAAFAQEAGYPFGADLHRAISKLKRYTNEEQRDAIDRHSIGFEVIQPPVDPSLESTLQELELSVANGYTLSMEYQKAYQTTKQKRQIDPYGLVYWKGNWYIVAYCHLRSTIRSFRADRVYEIQRTDASFQRPPEFSARHFFLSNLLPEADKQGDTILIKVKGRPQSLADLCRHWYLGHTVIERSEAQVIFQVDEQMVHSILPHYLLPYGKSIQVEEPAFVKERLAAIAADLFHFYQST
- a CDS encoding ABC transporter ATP-binding protein — protein: MGKVLEVKDLHVSFDTYAGEVKAVRGVSFDLAKGETLAIVGESGSGKSVTSQALMRLIPSPPGRIPKGQVLFEGRDLVTLSEKEMQDVRGRDISMIFQDPMTSLNPTMTIGNQIMESFIKHQKLNRAEAHSRAIELLEMVGIPFAKERVDQYPHQFSGGMRQRIVIAIALACNPKIIIADEPTTALDVSIQAQILELLKELQKKMGTSIIFITHDLGVVANMADRVAVMYAGKIVEIGKVDEIFYDPKHPYTWGLLGSMPSLDSSDDELMSIPGSPPDMFKPPVGDAFAARNPFALKVDLEYEPPMFKISDTHYAATWLLHEMAPDIKPPASAVRRKVNSNEATEAPISTKKTFNYENREKLVEVKDLKQHFDLGNGHTLKAVDGITFDIYKGEIFGLVGESGCGKSTTGRTILRLYDATGGEVLFNGQSVHGKKTLEEKKWLNRKIQMIFQDPYSSLNPRLTVSDIIAEGLDIHRLANKEARIAKVHELLETVGLNREHANRYPHEFSGGQRQRIGIARALAVDPEFIIADEPISALDVSIQAQVINLLKRLQKEKGLTYLFIAHDLSMVKYISDRIGVMYRGRIVELAESNRLYENPIHPYTKSLLSAIPLPDPDYERNRKRIVFDDQEYLRDQGEERVLREVERGHFVACTQKEFERYGGGVLV
- a CDS encoding response regulator transcription factor is translated as MKLTILIADDDPHVRELLRFYLAKEGYHVLTCVDGNEASQLLEQESVQLAIVDVMMPGKNGWELCREIREFYDLPVIMLTAKGEVRDKEKGFLAGTDDYLTKPFEPTELLYRIKALLRRYQMVSKQIIVMNDTVIDRISHVVKVKEELIHLPLKEFELLAQLASFPDRIFTRDQLLELVWGGDTESDSRTIDVHIKRLREKFTEKTNDFVISTVRGLGYKLEVRGQ
- a CDS encoding heavy metal translocating P-type ATPase → MAEERKKEECCSGHQCGSEHTHAGKILTVLEPAAAEPESAGILSSQAVVYRVTGMDCSSCAKSLEKHMQTLPAVKEVNVNFSTGKMQLVADGLGEDAVVKEVAKAGYSAMLLTRGTAKAVPKTDQAGTALTTISGVLLALGFLGSLLPSISPLVVTVLYALSIMSGGYRPARSAFYSIKSGSLDMNVLMSVAAVGAALIGEWLEGATVVWLFSIGTLLQTKSIEKTRDSIRNLMDLAPPEAWVKEGESLSRKPVEDIAVGQVIVVKPGEKIPLDGVIVHGTSSVNQAPITGESIPVDKLVGDSVFAGSVNESGAVEIKVTKLVEDTAIARIIHLVEEAQEKKAPTQAFVDKFATIYTPIVLVLALLVIVFPPLLGLGTWGEWFYRALELLVVACPCALVISTPVAIVSAIGNAARNGVLIKGGTFLEKAGAITAIAFDKTGTLTEGKPQVAAVIEMEGSEDEVVSIARTIEERSSHPIAQAILTYAKQKQIASQSGQDFKAIVGKGASAVIGTETFYAGKPALFQELGVDLSAWQMKIESLQSEGNTLVVIGTATKLIGMIAVADTIREITVSAIGKLKAAGIEDIVMLTGDNEGTAKKVASQTGVNRYFAELLPQDKVEAVKRLQQEGKVVAMVGDGINDAPALASADLGIAMGGAGTDTAMETADIVLMADNLEKLPHTMKVSRKALSIIKQNIWFSIIVKLVALVLIFPGYLTLWLAVLSDTGAALLVILNSMRLLRMKD
- a CDS encoding polysaccharide deacetylase family protein; the encoded protein is MNKLNGPKEIALTFDDGPDQLWTPRVLDIFAHYQVKATFFCVGQMVKYNPKILERIVKEGHVVGNHSWDHPDFTKIPLLAVHEQVERTSDQIEKVVGVRPRMVRPPYGAVNEEVIQLFAASDYEMILWDIDSWDWKGLTGPQVASNILGHVTPGAVVLQHSAGGTKDTLKGSVDALPYVIEVLREQKYTFSTVSDMFQLAAYREKPCPVEKRRRGR
- a CDS encoding ArsR/SmtB family transcription factor; translated protein: MDDICEIQCFDEEKVNRLKPFATESEGVAKIFKALADDTRAKIIHILSMEDELCVCDVAAIIGSSIANTSHHLRLLRNMGLAKYRKEGKLVFYSLDDDHVRHLISAGIEHAKEQKTIVRAT